The sequence CATCGGGAACCTGCTGATCGGCCTGGCGTTCCTCGCCGGCGTCACCGCGGCAGGACGCCGGCGGCTCGGCATCGCGGGCTACGTCGGGCGCCACCACATGCACGACCTCGGCAAGCTGCTCTTCGGGTTCTGCATCCTCTGGGCGTACCTGTTCTGGTCGCAGTACCTGGTGATCTGGTACGGCGACCTCGCCGAGGAGACCGAGTTCATCTACCACCGGATGCACGGGGCCTGGGAGCCGGTGGCGCTGGCCGTGTTCGCGATGGCGTTCGCCGTTCCGTTCGTCGTGCTGCTGAGCCGCGCCGTCAAGACCTGGGCGCCCGGGCTGACGCTGGTGGCGGCTGTCGCCTTCACCGGCATGTGGCTCGAACGTTTCATCCTGGTCGCACCGTCGCTATGGCACGGCGCGGGCGTGCCGCTCGGCCTGCTGGAGCTACTGGTCACGGCGGGCGTGCTCAGCCTGTTCGTGGTCGCCTACACGACCTTCCTCGACATCTTCCCCACCCTGCCGGTTTCCGATCCGCGGCTCGCCCCGGCCGCGACCGAGCACTGATCGTGGGGGTGTGGACGTCCACGTAGGTCAGACGCGAGTCGGTCTCCGTCCGGTCCGACGATTACGCATTCGACTGATCGTCCTGGTTCCGCTATCGCACCAGCAGGTAGCGGTCGAACCACGCGATCATGGCGCCGATGTAGTCCGGCGGGTTCACCGCGCCCGGGAAGGTCGGCCCGTGCCCGGCGCCGGGGACGCGCAGCAGCTCGACCGGAACGCCGGCTTTCTCCAGGACCGCCTGCATGACCTCGGCGTTCTCGTACGACACGACGTCGTCCGCATCGCCGTGGACGAGCAGCATCGGTGGATCGCCGGGCGTCACATGGGTGACGGGCGATGCCGCGACGAAGCGCTGGTGCTCGACCGAGTCCGTGCGCGCGGAGCGCCGGAAGCCGAACAGCGGGTGGACCCTCCCCGGTGCAACGAGGGTGAGATCCGTCGGCGCCGCGCGGGCGACGACGACCTGCACCTTCGCGCTCTCCCGGTTCACCGGGCTCGCGTCATCGGCGGTCCCCTTGTCGTCGAGGACGCCGAGCAGGCTGGCAAGGTGGCCGCCGGAAGATCCGCCCATCGCCCCGATGCGGTCGGGATCGATCCCGAACTCGCTCGCGTGGTGGCGCACGAAACGCACCGCGCGCTGCGCGTCCTCCAGATGCGCGGGATGCCGGAAGCGGGGCGAGGCGCGGTGGTTGATTCCGAACACCGTGTAGCCGGCCGCGGCCAGGGGCAGGGCGTAGATCTCCTCCTGCCCGCTCTCCTTCAACGGCGTGGCGTCGAGGCCGAGCTCACGCGTCCAGCCGCTTCCCGAGATGAAGACGATGCCGTATCCGTTGGGGTTCTCCGGGTAGTACACGTCCATCAGCAGAGCGAGCCCGGAGTACATGCCGAAGACGACGTTGCGCTCCACGCGCTCCTCGGCCCCGGCCCGGTCCGCCAGACCGCCGATCAGGACCACCGCCAGGGCGCCGACGAGAATCCGTTGCGTCATTCTCCTTCTCCTTCCGTGCTAGAAGTCTGCGCCGTAGAACGGCGTAGACTTCTAGTCAGGCCCGGTTGGGCGGCAATCGGAGGCCGCAGCGCGACCGCAGCGGTCGCGTTCGGCGACGATTGTCGGGCTAGTGAGCATCGTCGGCCACCGTGAACACGAAGATCCCGTGCCCGCCGGCGGGACGCTGCTTCTCCGGCGTCAACTGCCCCGAGATGCCGCTCCACAGCGAAGGGTCCGTCCCGACCGGAATCGCCAGGTACTGCCGCCCCTCCACCGCGTAGGTGATGGGAAACCCGGAAACGGAGCTCGGCATCCGGGTCCTGAACAGGATCCCGCCCGACCGCGCGTCGTGCACGTACAGGTTCCGGTCCCAGTCGCCGACGACCACCAAGCCGCCGCCCGTCGTCAGCACGGCGCTGTCCATGGCGGTGCGGGTCCGGTGGCGCCACAGCACGTTGCCGTCGACGTCGATGGCGACGAGCTCGCCCACGCCGTCCGGCCGCTCCGGGTGCATCAGGTGCGCGCGGCGCGAGATGCCGACGCCGCCCCCGCCCTCGACGAGCTCCGGTCCCGGCCCGAAGGTGGTCCGCTCGCAGCTCACGAGCAGCGGCACGTAGAACGCCTGCGTATCCGGGTGGTAGGCCATCGACCGCCAACTCTTGAAACCGGCCACGCTGGGGCAGAACTCCAGCTCCACCCCTTCCTGCGGGATCATGCCGGGGCGGTAGGTGATCGCGCCGGTTTCGGGGTGGACGTCGAGAATCGTCTGGTATCCGAGGTCGTGCGCGGCCAGGAAGCGGCCGGTGGCGCGGTCGAGCTCCCAGAGAATCGCCAGCTTGCCCATCTTGAAGAGCGAACGGCGCCCGTCGTGATCGACCAGCAGGTTCTCGAACGTCTCGTCCATGTCGTGCGTCTCGCCGGGCAGGAGCTGGTTGTACCAGACGATGTCGCCGCTGGCCGGGTCGAGCGCGAGCACGCTGTTCGTGTACAGCGCGTCGCCGGAATGCCCCCGCTGGAACCGCGCCCACGGCTTGGCCTGCGCCGTCGCCCAGTAGATGAGGTTCGTGCCGGGATCGTAGCTGCCGGCGGTCCAACTGTCGCCGCCGATGCGGAACATCAGCGGCGTATCGCCCCAGGTGTCGCCGCCCGGCTCGCCGGGCCGGGCCACCGTCGAAGTCCGCCACACTTCCTCGCCGGTCTGCGCGTCCCGCGCGGAGATGAAGCAGGGCATGTCCTTGGCCTCGTGGAAGCGCTCGCAGCCGTTGGTGCTGGCCACCACCCTGCCGCCGACGACGATGGGCCCGGCGGTGTAGCGGAACCCGAGCCGGTAGTCGGCGCCGGCGACGTTCCAGACGACGTCGCCGGTCCGGGCATCGAGGGCCACGACGTGCGCGTCGACGGTGGTCAGATAGACCTTGTCGTCGTAGATCGCGAGATTGCGCGTGGTGACGATGCCGGTCAGCTCCTCGGCCTCGTGCTCGTGCCGGTAGCGCCAGAGCAGCTCCCCGGTGGCCGCGTCGAGAGCCTCGACGATGCCGAAGGGGCTGGCGATGTACAGCACGCCGTCATGGACCAGCGGATTCGGCTCGGGCCGCCCCTCGGTCCCGATGGCCCACGACCAGGCGAGCTGCAGCCGGTGCGCGTTCTCGGTGTCTATCTGGTCGAGCGGGCTGTAGCCCCACCCGTCGAGGGTGCGCCGCCAGTTGATCCAGTCGGCCGGATCCGGATCGAGCAGCATCTCCTGCGTGACCGGGGTGAACGGCCGCTCCTGCGCAAGGAGCGGCACGGCGTTCGCGCCCAGGACCACCGCAGCGCCGAACAGCAGCAACAGCGTGCCGATTCTCGTGCTCATGACGGCACCCATCATGACACAGCCTCCGCCCGCTCCACTTCCGGACGCGCGGCGTCGCGTTTACACTCTTCCTGTGACTCGCAGCGCCTCCTACCTCTTCGGCCGACTCGCAGGCCGGCAGGTCCGCAAGGCGAAGCTGATCTGGGACTCGGTCGCCGGCAGCGAGGACGACGCCATCCGGGCGCAACAGGGACTCGGCCGCGAGATGGCGGCGGCGGTGCGCGAGCAGGCGCCGGGGCCGGTCGACCCGGGCGTGCAGGGACTGCTGGACGAGCTGGCGGCGGCGCTGGCCGAGCGCGTGCGCAATCCCCTCCACCGCTTCGAGGTGACCGCCGCGGCGGGCAACCACCCCACCGCCTTCGCGCTGCCCGGCGGCTACATCTTCGTGGCCCCGACCCTGGTCGAGCTGACGGGCCGCGATCGCGACCAACTGGCCTTCGTGATCGGCCACGAGATGGCCCACGTGATCCGGGGGCACGCCATCGACCGCATCAAGCTCGAGTGGAGCCAGAAGGCGCTGTCGGCCGTCTCGGTGGCGACTCCCGCCGGTCGCACCGTGGCCCCCTGGCTGCGCCGGGTCGGCGTCGGGTGGCTCGAGAGGGCCTACTCGCGCGAGCAGGAGTTCGAGGCGGACGAGCTCGGCGGACGCCTGATGCGGGCTGCCGCCTTCGATCCCCAGGGCTGCGTCCGCATGCTGGAGCGCTTCCGCCGGATGGAGCACGAGTCCGACCCGCTGGGCCTCGCCGCCTACATGTCGACCCATCCACCGGTCGACGACCGCATCCACCACCTGCGCGAGCGCCTGAAGCTGGAAACGCATGCGTGAACGGCCGCACCAGATCATCAGCCGGCCCGACAGCGGCGCGTCGCCGCTCTCGCACGAGGGACGGACCCGCCGCCGCTTCGCCCGGCGCCTGCGGCTACTCGGGATTCCCGACGACCTCACCGGCTGGTCGGTGCTCGACGTCGGCGCATGGCACGGCTTCTTCTCGTTCGAGTGCGAGCGGCGCGGGGCCGACCGGGTGCTGGCGGTGGACAGCTTCGCCTGGGACCGCTTCGGCATGGACGAGTTCCTGGCCGCGCACGAGCGGCTCGGCTCGGCGGTGGAGCACCGGCGGGCCGACGTGCACGAGCTCGACCCGGACGATATCGGACAGTTCGATCTCGTGCTCCTGCTCGGCGTCTTCTATCACCTGCGGAACCCGCTGGCCGCGCTCGAACGGATCGCACGGGTCACGAAGCGGCTGCTGATCTGCGAGACCCACGTCCTGTTGCCGTTCGTCCACGAGCGCTACCCGCTGGTGCCGTTCTTCCCGGGCGACGAGGGCGCGCGGGAAGCGCCGGGCGAGCTGTGCGCCATGCCGACCCTGACGGCGCTGGAGCAGATGCTACAATCCGTCGGATTCAGCGAAGTCGAAACGGTCTACAGCCCGTCTTTTCGCTACTGGAAGAAGTTCGTCGCGCTCGTGACCAACCGCCCGCAGTCGGGGCGGGGCATCGTTCACGCGCGCGTATCGTCCGCATCGACGACGAGGGAGCAAGGGACGTAATGAAGCTTGCCGTGCTCGGCCTGGGAACGATGGGCGCGCCGATGGCGACCAATCTGATCAAGGCCGGCTGCGAGGTCACGGTCTACAACCGGACGCGGAGCCGGGAGGAGCCGGTGGTCAGGCTGGGAGCATCCCGCGCCGACAGCCCGGCCGCGGCGGCGTCCGATGTCGACATCGTCCTCAGTTGCGTCTCCGACACCCCGGACGTCGAGCACGTGCTGCTCGAGAGCGGCTCCGGCGTCATCGACGGCCTGAGGGAGGGCGGACTGGTCATCGACTGCTCTTCGATCGCCCCGGTTGCGACGCGCCGCCTCGCCGAACAGTTCCGCGCCCGGGGCATCGGCTACGTCGACGCCCCGGTATCGGGCGGCTCGGAGGGCGCCATCAAGGGCACCCTCACCATCATGTGCGGCGGCACCGAGGAAGACTTCGAGCGTGCGAAGCCGGTGCTGCAGATCATCGGCGCCACGGTGACCCGGATCGGACCGGTCGGATGCGGCCAGATCGCGAAGGTGGCCAACCAGGTCGCAATCACCGGAACGTACATGGCGCTGGCCGAGGCGCTCACCCTGGCCTGTCGCGCTGGCGCGAATCCGGAGCGCGTGGTCGAGGCGATCGGCGGCGGCGCGGCCGCGTCGTGGGTCCTCAGCAACCGATCAGACCGGATGCTGAACGACGACTACCCGCTCGGCTTCCGGACCCGCCTGCACCGCAAGGACCTCGCGATCGCGCTCGACGCCGCCCGCGAGTTCCAGGTGCCGCTGCCGATCGCGAGCCTCGTAGCGACCATCGAGGACGCGCTGATCGCGCAGGGCTACGGTGACGAGGACATGTCCAACCTGGCGCGTTTCGTCCGCGAGGGCGCCGGTATTCCCAGCGGACCGATGAAGGCGTGACGCC is a genomic window of Acidobacteriota bacterium containing:
- a CDS encoding NAD(P)-dependent oxidoreductase gives rise to the protein MKLAVLGLGTMGAPMATNLIKAGCEVTVYNRTRSREEPVVRLGASRADSPAAAASDVDIVLSCVSDTPDVEHVLLESGSGVIDGLREGGLVIDCSSIAPVATRRLAEQFRARGIGYVDAPVSGGSEGAIKGTLTIMCGGTEEDFERAKPVLQIIGATVTRIGPVGCGQIAKVANQVAITGTYMALAEALTLACRAGANPERVVEAIGGGAAASWVLSNRSDRMLNDDYPLGFRTRLHRKDLAIALDAAREFQVPLPIASLVATIEDALIAQGYGDEDMSNLARFVREGAGIPSGPMKA
- a CDS encoding PQQ-binding-like beta-propeller repeat protein; its protein translation is MMGAVMSTRIGTLLLLFGAAVVLGANAVPLLAQERPFTPVTQEMLLDPDPADWINWRRTLDGWGYSPLDQIDTENAHRLQLAWSWAIGTEGRPEPNPLVHDGVLYIASPFGIVEALDAATGELLWRYRHEHEAEELTGIVTTRNLAIYDDKVYLTTVDAHVVALDARTGDVVWNVAGADYRLGFRYTAGPIVVGGRVVASTNGCERFHEAKDMPCFISARDAQTGEEVWRTSTVARPGEPGGDTWGDTPLMFRIGGDSWTAGSYDPGTNLIYWATAQAKPWARFQRGHSGDALYTNSVLALDPASGDIVWYNQLLPGETHDMDETFENLLVDHDGRRSLFKMGKLAILWELDRATGRFLAAHDLGYQTILDVHPETGAITYRPGMIPQEGVELEFCPSVAGFKSWRSMAYHPDTQAFYVPLLVSCERTTFGPGPELVEGGGGVGISRRAHLMHPERPDGVGELVAIDVDGNVLWRHRTRTAMDSAVLTTGGGLVVVGDWDRNLYVHDARSGGILFRTRMPSSVSGFPITYAVEGRQYLAIPVGTDPSLWSGISGQLTPEKQRPAGGHGIFVFTVADDAH
- a CDS encoding alpha/beta hydrolase, which codes for MTQRILVGALAVVLIGGLADRAGAEERVERNVVFGMYSGLALLMDVYYPENPNGYGIVFISGSGWTRELGLDATPLKESGQEEIYALPLAAAGYTVFGINHRASPRFRHPAHLEDAQRAVRFVRHHASEFGIDPDRIGAMGGSSGGHLASLLGVLDDKGTADDASPVNRESAKVQVVVARAAPTDLTLVAPGRVHPLFGFRRSARTDSVEHQRFVAASPVTHVTPGDPPMLLVHGDADDVVSYENAEVMQAVLEKAGVPVELLRVPGAGHGPTFPGAVNPPDYIGAMIAWFDRYLLVR
- a CDS encoding M48 family metalloprotease — protein: MTAPIMTQPPPAPLPDARRRVYTLPVTRSASYLFGRLAGRQVRKAKLIWDSVAGSEDDAIRAQQGLGREMAAAVREQAPGPVDPGVQGLLDELAAALAERVRNPLHRFEVTAAAGNHPTAFALPGGYIFVAPTLVELTGRDRDQLAFVIGHEMAHVIRGHAIDRIKLEWSQKALSAVSVATPAGRTVAPWLRRVGVGWLERAYSREQEFEADELGGRLMRAAAFDPQGCVRMLERFRRMEHESDPLGLAAYMSTHPPVDDRIHHLRERLKLETHA
- a CDS encoding DUF1698 domain-containing protein is translated as MRERPHQIISRPDSGASPLSHEGRTRRRFARRLRLLGIPDDLTGWSVLDVGAWHGFFSFECERRGADRVLAVDSFAWDRFGMDEFLAAHERLGSAVEHRRADVHELDPDDIGQFDLVLLLGVFYHLRNPLAALERIARVTKRLLICETHVLLPFVHERYPLVPFFPGDEGAREAPGELCAMPTLTALEQMLQSVGFSEVETVYSPSFRYWKKFVALVTNRPQSGRGIVHARVSSASTTREQGT